Proteins encoded by one window of Paraburkholderia sprentiae WSM5005:
- a CDS encoding hemagglutinin repeat-containing protein, protein MNNRYYRLVFSKLRGMLIAVAETAVGQGKASQGETGPSVALQSFTLFAMRHAAFAALAIFGFAPVTSYGQIVPGGAHAPGVISTANGLPQVNVNRPSNAGVSVNTYSQFDVQKNGAILNNSPVNTNTQLAGQISGNPNFGPNNAAKIIVNQVNSNNASLLRGYVEVAGKKADVIISNASGLVVDGGGFINTARGILTTGNPLIDGNGNLTGFSVTGGMITVQGAGLNTSNIDEVDLLSRALQVNAAIYGKSMHVVTGANNIDYTSLIPTPIAGSGPAPGVSIDVSQLGGMYSNRIVLVGTENGVGVANAGTIAAQAGDLILTSAGQLVQSGTMNASGNLGINAAGVANSGTIYAQGNTSIGTAGAVTNSGTVAAQQNTSITAGSVASTGTLGAGVNGDGSVGSSGDLLLSASGQLDASGLNMAGGNATLSGSGVNLAGSVTAANGNMALAAYAGDVNLAGAITSAAGAVNAQAAGALVNDRGTLTAGGSMTLDAGSLSNRNGGVSSQGALVAQTSGQIANQGGEMISQGAMQVRGADISNNQGAMQGAGGVLVAGASLDNSAGRITSLSADGLSVTTTGQLLNTAGTTAGGAQGGVIGGNGTVTLQGGSIVNQGTVSAQTDLQLDAQSLNNDAGTLQAQNNAAINAGAQLTDNGGVIVAGQRAAVSATTLDNSGGVTQAAQLSLDATNLLNHAGTVTQTGTSAMTVAVSGTLDNSAGGKIQTNSTDLTLAPAVLKNDDGTITHAGTGTLAIDPGNGSGSFSNAGGTVITAGQLSVHAGSLNNQAGALAAMGAIAASVAGDVNNTQGAVRSLSSISLASGGALTDTGGQIQSGTGAAGDASLLSVQAASIDSSNGLIGNLGTGDTTVQGGSQIVNSGGLIAGNGSVKLGASSISNTQGGQVSGANVAIQTSTLDDTGGKIGTFAGSGGDVVISATGAVSNTNGQIGADHDLLLTAATLTGGGAYSAANDVAVNVQGNFAPTPDMQFMAGHDLTFTLPGTFSNSGSLDAVDNLAINANDIANSGAMMAGGTLTTHSNTLANTGAIVGGSVSLNATSSISNVGPTALIGATDSNGTLELLAPDIENRDDTTATDTQATTAIYGLGKVVLAGGKDANGNYTNANLIRNQSALIQSAGDMTLDANQVTNTRTTMTTTGLNQSVDPGLLAELGISLSGCTAVNMAACSGQDVGWTTPDNPAFLTMIGGAYTVPPHGGQWNSGYQYTTYTGAAVANLIASISPQAQIIAGGNLDASNTGLFQNYWSAVAAAGNIAMPVSLDADSWRGQLAPEVQVTYSGYYHYNNYDNSEHNWTLPFGNAPFVGSNPGGYQVAPANVHDYGLPDYESTWTAGGTISGTGVSVNNTAGNAGIPSLGLVPGQSVSGVNVGGIGGSAVQVDPPIARATAVNVLSNLTIPHGGLFKPDTAPNAPYLIESNPAFTNAKSFISSDYYLKQLGLNPQTVEKRLGDGLYEQQLVQNQITSLTGKAVLGPYTNVQSMYEALMAAGASLAGSLQLPLGMSLSPDQVAALTSNVIIMQTEVVDGQSVLVPVVYLAKASQQDMNGPLIAATNIDLQNARNFNNSGTVQAGNTLSIQGQQISNAFGTLQSGGLMSLATTGNVDLSSATVNAGSLALNAGGDLILNTAANTVHQVSATGATRTTTTLGPIASLNVAGDAAIVTGGNFEQNGANLNVGGNLGMAVGGNYDIGAVQTGEQKVVHGANGVSDTNLNSANGSSVNVGGVSQIGVGGNLTATGANINLAGGGTVVAKGDVTLQAAKTTSTVDSNSSLSDSHRSNSESLHTSVDTLTATTLNAGNSLTVASGNDINVTGSTISLDQGTATLAAANNVNIGAATATYVDNFQGQHSHSNVVSGKEVSSSRDTTTTLSQGSMISADAVSISGGKDINVAGSTIVGTNDVSLAAVHDVNITTTQDTSQSSSFYEEKKSGFGAMSGGGVSLNYGNSDTKQTTHDSSVTNNGSLVGSTNGNLSIQAGDTLHVTGSDLVAARNVTGTAANVVIDAAISTSHQDDTQETKQSGFTLGLSGSVGDAINGAVAQGQALASGNSNGRAEALNAIAAGGNAAMAGMGAADVMGGATGPNAPSIGVKLSFGSSQSRNTFTEDQTTQKGSNIQAGGTAAFVATGGGDNAGTPGSGNLTIAGSNVSANDVLLAAKDKVNIVNTTNTDTTASTNKSSSASVGVSYGTQGFGVSASMSNAHGDGNSNAAIQNASHVSGANGVTVVSGGDTNIIGSQVSGGQVTASVGGNLNIQSVQDTTVSTAHQSSAGGGFSISQGGGSASFSAQNGHADSDYAQVNEQAGIQAGKGGFDINVEGNTDLTGAVISSTADASQNSLTTGTLTYSDIQNQSHYSASSNGIGAGVGVGNTGKATGPGSVSGTPGITPMISQNENGDDSATTRSAVSAGALNITDGAKQTQDVASLSRDTTDTNGTVSNTPDVNALLSQQADTMQAAQAAGQVVAQGIGLYADKKEEAALKTGDPETAAAWAEGGDNRALLHAAGGALIGGLGGGSVFGAIGGAAGAGLSSKLAGQLVSLSKGVASDTGSDLLGNLAANVAAGVSGALVGGTAGAATASNVELYNQMLHQKKDLVSQVCGAGAQCSDATLSAAIQAQGANADAAAGTLQPNYATLNFGVLSGAAGGAINLYDGTKYLAFGVAQGNPASTNWSLGASATVGWIFGANNAASTNNFMNGDGNQAFISIPTPLPFNIVGAVTHGYGGATAVEVGVGTPGDKISYGVIPWSHSMPVGKSAQ, encoded by the coding sequence CGGCTTGTTTTCAGCAAGCTCCGGGGAATGCTCATTGCGGTCGCGGAAACCGCAGTCGGACAAGGTAAGGCAAGTCAGGGAGAAACCGGCCCATCGGTCGCGCTGCAATCATTCACCCTCTTCGCAATGCGTCACGCGGCCTTTGCCGCACTAGCTATTTTCGGTTTTGCGCCCGTCACGTCGTACGGGCAGATCGTTCCCGGTGGCGCACATGCACCCGGCGTCATCAGCACGGCGAATGGTCTACCACAGGTGAACGTGAACAGACCGTCGAATGCGGGCGTATCCGTGAATACGTATTCGCAGTTCGATGTACAAAAAAACGGCGCGATCCTCAATAATTCGCCCGTTAATACGAACACCCAACTCGCCGGACAGATATCGGGCAATCCGAACTTCGGACCGAACAACGCCGCAAAGATAATCGTCAACCAGGTCAACAGCAATAATGCGTCGCTGTTGCGCGGTTATGTCGAGGTCGCGGGGAAAAAGGCGGATGTCATCATATCGAACGCTTCCGGCCTGGTCGTGGACGGCGGCGGCTTTATCAACACCGCACGTGGAATTTTAACGACTGGCAATCCGCTGATCGACGGCAATGGCAATCTGACGGGTTTCAGTGTGACGGGCGGCATGATTACTGTCCAAGGGGCGGGCCTGAACACTTCAAATATTGATGAAGTGGACTTATTGTCCCGCGCCCTGCAGGTGAATGCAGCCATATATGGCAAGTCAATGCATGTTGTGACGGGCGCAAACAACATCGACTACACGAGTCTGATTCCAACACCGATTGCAGGAAGTGGCCCCGCTCCCGGCGTTTCCATCGACGTGTCGCAACTGGGTGGCATGTACAGCAACCGCATCGTTCTGGTGGGCACGGAGAACGGCGTGGGTGTTGCGAATGCCGGTACCATCGCTGCGCAGGCGGGGGATCTGATACTCACGAGTGCGGGCCAGCTTGTGCAGTCCGGCACGATGAACGCGAGCGGCAATCTCGGAATTAACGCGGCGGGCGTCGCGAACAGCGGCACGATCTACGCCCAAGGCAATACCTCCATTGGCACGGCGGGAGCCGTTACCAACAGTGGCACCGTTGCTGCACAACAGAATACGTCGATCACTGCGGGCAGCGTTGCATCGACCGGCACGCTCGGCGCGGGCGTGAATGGCGATGGTTCGGTGGGCAGCAGCGGCGATCTGCTGCTTTCCGCATCGGGCCAGCTTGATGCCAGCGGCCTGAACATGGCGGGCGGCAATGCGACGCTCTCGGGCAGCGGCGTGAATCTCGCGGGCAGCGTGACGGCGGCGAACGGCAACATGGCGCTGGCGGCATACGCGGGCGACGTGAACCTCGCCGGGGCGATCACGAGCGCCGCAGGCGCGGTCAACGCTCAGGCTGCAGGTGCGCTGGTCAATGACCGGGGCACGCTGACGGCCGGCGGCAGCATGACGCTTGACGCCGGCAGCCTGTCGAACCGGAACGGCGGCGTGTCCTCGCAGGGAGCGTTGGTCGCACAGACCTCGGGACAGATTGCGAATCAGGGCGGCGAAATGATTTCGCAGGGTGCGATGCAGGTACGCGGCGCAGACATTTCGAACAACCAGGGGGCCATGCAGGGCGCCGGGGGTGTGCTGGTAGCCGGAGCCTCGCTGGACAACAGCGCGGGCCGGATAACGTCGCTCAGCGCAGACGGCCTGTCAGTCACGACTACGGGGCAGCTTCTGAACACAGCAGGCACCACCGCCGGTGGTGCGCAGGGCGGCGTGATTGGCGGCAATGGTACCGTGACCCTGCAAGGCGGGAGCATTGTCAATCAGGGCACGGTCAGCGCGCAAACGGACCTCCAGCTTGACGCGCAGTCCCTGAACAACGACGCGGGTACGCTTCAGGCGCAGAACAATGCGGCCATCAATGCCGGGGCGCAACTTACCGATAACGGCGGCGTGATCGTAGCCGGTCAGCGGGCGGCGGTGAGCGCCACGACGCTGGATAACAGCGGTGGCGTCACCCAGGCGGCGCAACTGTCGCTTGACGCCACGAACCTCCTCAATCACGCAGGCACGGTCACGCAGACTGGCACGTCAGCGATGACCGTCGCCGTCTCGGGAACGCTCGATAACTCTGCGGGCGGGAAAATCCAGACGAACAGCACGGACCTCACGCTCGCCCCGGCGGTTCTGAAAAATGATGATGGCACTATCACCCACGCGGGCACTGGCACTCTCGCAATTGATCCGGGTAATGGCTCGGGTTCCTTTTCAAATGCGGGCGGCACGGTGATCACGGCGGGCCAGCTTTCGGTGCACGCCGGCAGCCTCAACAATCAGGCCGGCGCGCTGGCTGCGATGGGGGCCATCGCAGCCAGCGTCGCGGGCGACGTGAACAACACGCAGGGGGCGGTACGTTCGCTGTCGTCGATCTCGCTCGCGAGCGGTGGCGCACTCACGGACACGGGCGGCCAGATCCAGTCAGGTACCGGCGCTGCGGGCGACGCCAGCTTGCTCTCGGTTCAGGCGGCTTCCATCGACAGCTCAAACGGGCTCATCGGCAACCTCGGCACGGGAGACACCACCGTGCAGGGCGGCAGCCAGATCGTGAACAGTGGCGGCCTGATCGCAGGTAATGGGTCGGTGAAGCTCGGCGCGTCTTCCATCTCCAACACGCAGGGCGGCCAGGTCAGTGGCGCGAATGTCGCGATCCAGACCAGTACGCTCGATGACACAGGGGGCAAGATTGGCACCTTCGCCGGTTCGGGCGGCGATGTCGTCATTTCGGCAACGGGGGCCGTGTCGAACACCAACGGCCAGATTGGCGCCGATCACGACCTGTTGCTGACTGCCGCGACGCTCACAGGGGGCGGCGCATACAGCGCGGCCAACGACGTGGCGGTGAATGTTCAGGGCAATTTTGCTCCAACGCCGGATATGCAGTTCATGGCCGGTCACGACCTCACCTTTACGCTGCCCGGCACGTTCAGCAATTCCGGCTCGCTCGATGCGGTCGATAACCTGGCCATCAACGCGAACGACATCGCCAACAGTGGGGCGATGATGGCAGGCGGCACGCTCACCACGCACTCGAACACGCTGGCAAACACCGGCGCAATCGTCGGCGGCAGCGTGTCGCTGAACGCCACCAGCAGCATTTCGAATGTAGGACCAACCGCGCTTATTGGCGCGACGGACAGTAACGGCACGCTTGAGCTGCTCGCGCCCGATATCGAGAACCGCGACGACACCACGGCCACCGACACGCAGGCGACGACCGCGATCTACGGTCTCGGTAAGGTCGTGCTGGCGGGTGGCAAGGATGCGAACGGCAACTATACGAACGCGAATCTGATCCGCAACCAGTCGGCGCTGATCCAGTCGGCGGGCGACATGACGCTCGACGCCAACCAGGTCACGAATACGCGGACGACGATGACCACAACAGGTCTGAATCAGTCGGTCGATCCTGGTCTGTTGGCCGAACTCGGCATCAGCCTGTCCGGGTGTACTGCGGTCAACATGGCCGCGTGCTCGGGGCAGGATGTGGGCTGGACCACCCCGGATAACCCGGCGTTCCTGACCATGATTGGCGGTGCGTACACGGTGCCGCCGCACGGCGGCCAGTGGAATAGCGGCTACCAGTACACGACCTATACGGGCGCGGCGGTAGCAAACCTGATTGCGTCCATCAGCCCGCAGGCGCAGATCATTGCGGGCGGCAACCTGGACGCGTCGAACACCGGGCTGTTCCAGAACTACTGGAGCGCCGTCGCCGCGGCGGGCAACATTGCGATGCCCGTCTCGCTCGACGCGGATAGCTGGCGCGGGCAACTCGCGCCCGAGGTACAGGTCACCTACTCGGGCTACTATCACTACAACAACTATGACAACAGCGAACACAACTGGACCTTGCCGTTCGGCAATGCGCCGTTTGTCGGTTCCAATCCGGGCGGCTACCAGGTAGCACCGGCTAACGTCCACGACTATGGCCTGCCCGACTACGAATCCACCTGGACGGCCGGTGGCACGATTTCTGGTACCGGCGTAAGCGTCAACAACACGGCGGGTAATGCGGGGATTCCGTCGCTCGGGCTTGTACCCGGCCAGTCGGTCAGCGGGGTGAATGTCGGCGGGATCGGCGGCAGCGCCGTCCAGGTCGATCCGCCCATTGCGCGCGCTACGGCGGTGAACGTCCTGAGTAACCTGACGATCCCGCACGGCGGACTGTTCAAACCGGACACGGCACCGAACGCGCCGTACCTGATCGAGTCGAACCCGGCCTTTACGAACGCGAAATCGTTCATTTCGAGCGACTACTATCTCAAGCAGCTTGGCCTGAATCCCCAGACGGTGGAAAAGCGCCTCGGCGACGGCCTCTACGAGCAGCAGCTCGTGCAGAACCAGATCACCTCGCTGACCGGCAAGGCCGTACTCGGCCCCTATACCAATGTCCAGTCGATGTATGAAGCGTTGATGGCGGCGGGTGCGTCGCTCGCCGGGTCCCTTCAGCTGCCGCTCGGAATGAGCCTGTCGCCGGACCAGGTCGCGGCACTCACCAGCAACGTGATCATCATGCAGACCGAGGTCGTTGACGGTCAGTCCGTGCTGGTGCCGGTCGTCTATCTCGCGAAGGCCAGCCAGCAGGACATGAACGGACCGCTTATCGCGGCGACCAACATCGATTTGCAGAACGCGCGGAACTTCAATAACAGCGGTACGGTGCAGGCGGGCAATACGCTGTCGATTCAGGGCCAGCAGATCAGCAACGCGTTCGGTACGCTGCAGAGCGGCGGCCTCATGTCGCTGGCGACGACGGGCAATGTTGACCTGAGTTCGGCCACCGTGAACGCCGGGAGCCTCGCGCTGAATGCAGGCGGCGACCTGATCCTCAATACCGCGGCGAATACGGTCCACCAGGTCAGCGCGACGGGCGCAACACGGACCACGACGACGCTTGGGCCAATCGCGAGCCTGAACGTGGCAGGCGACGCCGCGATTGTGACGGGCGGCAACTTCGAGCAGAACGGAGCCAATCTCAATGTCGGCGGCAACCTCGGCATGGCCGTGGGCGGCAACTACGACATCGGCGCCGTGCAGACCGGCGAGCAGAAGGTGGTTCATGGCGCGAACGGCGTGTCGGATACGAACCTCAACAGCGCGAACGGCAGTTCCGTGAATGTTGGCGGAGTTTCGCAGATCGGCGTAGGCGGCAATCTGACCGCGACGGGCGCGAACATCAACCTGGCTGGTGGCGGGACAGTTGTGGCGAAGGGCGACGTGACGCTCCAGGCGGCGAAGACGACCTCGACCGTCGACAGCAACAGCTCGCTCAGCGACAGTCACCGCAGCAATTCGGAGTCGTTGCACACCTCCGTCGATACGCTGACGGCGACGACGCTCAATGCCGGCAATTCGCTTACCGTCGCATCGGGCAACGACATCAACGTTACCGGCAGCACGATCAGCCTCGACCAGGGGACGGCCACGCTCGCGGCCGCGAACAACGTCAATATCGGCGCGGCCACCGCGACCTATGTCGACAATTTCCAGGGGCAGCATAGCCACAGCAACGTGGTGAGCGGCAAGGAGGTATCGAGTTCGAGGGATACCACGACGACGCTTTCGCAAGGCAGCATGATTTCGGCAGACGCCGTGTCGATTTCGGGCGGCAAGGATATCAACGTCGCGGGCAGCACGATCGTCGGGACGAACGATGTATCGCTCGCCGCCGTGCATGACGTGAACATCACCACGACGCAGGATACGAGTCAGAGCAGTTCGTTCTACGAGGAAAAGAAGTCGGGCTTCGGCGCGATGAGCGGTGGCGGCGTGAGCCTGAACTACGGCAACAGCGACACGAAGCAGACGACGCACGACAGCAGCGTGACGAACAACGGCAGCCTGGTGGGCAGCACGAACGGCAACCTGTCGATTCAGGCGGGCGACACCCTGCACGTAACGGGCAGCGATCTGGTGGCAGCCCGGAATGTCACGGGCACGGCGGCCAACGTGGTCATCGATGCGGCCATCAGCACCTCGCATCAGGACGACACCCAGGAAACGAAGCAGAGCGGTTTCACGCTCGGTCTGTCGGGCAGCGTGGGCGATGCGATCAACGGCGCGGTAGCGCAGGGGCAGGCGCTCGCGAGCGGCAACAGCAACGGACGCGCCGAGGCGCTGAATGCGATTGCGGCGGGCGGCAATGCGGCGATGGCAGGTATGGGTGCAGCGGATGTGATGGGCGGAGCGACGGGGCCGAATGCGCCGAGCATCGGCGTGAAGTTGAGTTTCGGTTCCAGCCAGAGCAGGAATACGTTCACCGAGGATCAGACGACGCAGAAAGGTTCGAACATTCAGGCGGGCGGCACCGCCGCGTTCGTGGCAACCGGGGGCGGTGACAATGCGGGCACGCCCGGCAGCGGCAACCTGACCATCGCGGGTTCGAACGTCAGCGCGAACGATGTACTGCTCGCCGCGAAAGACAAGGTCAACATCGTCAACACCACGAACACGGACACGACCGCCAGCACGAACAAATCGAGCAGCGCGAGCGTCGGTGTGTCCTATGGCACGCAGGGTTTCGGCGTCTCGGCCTCGATGTCCAACGCGCACGGCGACGGCAACAGCAACGCGGCGATCCAGAACGCGTCACACGTCAGCGGTGCGAACGGCGTGACCGTCGTTTCGGGGGGCGATACCAACATCATCGGCTCGCAGGTCAGCGGCGGCCAGGTGACGGCGAGCGTCGGCGGCAACCTGAATATCCAGAGCGTGCAGGATACGACCGTCAGCACCGCACACCAGAGCAGCGCGGGCGGCGGCTTCAGCATCAGCCAGGGCGGCGGCAGCGCGAGCTTCAGCGCGCAGAACGGCCACGCGGATAGCGACTACGCCCAGGTCAACGAACAGGCTGGGATTCAGGCAGGCAAAGGTGGTTTTGATATCAACGTCGAGGGCAATACGGACCTGACGGGCGCGGTGATTTCGAGTACGGCCGATGCGTCGCAGAACAGCCTGACTACCGGCACGCTCACCTACAGCGATATCCAGAACCAGTCGCACTACAGCGCGTCGAGCAACGGTATCGGCGCGGGTGTGGGCGTAGGCAACACCGGCAAGGCGACGGGTCCGGGTTCGGTCAGTGGCACACCTGGCATTACGCCGATGATCTCGCAGAACGAGAACGGTGACGACAGCGCCACCACGCGCAGTGCGGTCAGCGCAGGCGCGCTCAATATCACGGACGGCGCGAAGCAGACGCAGGACGTGGCGAGCCTGAGCCGCGATACAACGGATACCAACGGCACGGTGTCGAACACACCGGACGTGAACGCCCTGCTCTCGCAGCAGGCGGACACGATGCAGGCCGCACAGGCGGCGGGTCAGGTCGTGGCTCAGGGTATTGGACTGTATGCCGACAAGAAGGAGGAAGCCGCGCTGAAAACTGGAGATCCGGAAACGGCGGCAGCATGGGCCGAAGGTGGCGACAACCGCGCGCTATTACACGCGGCGGGCGGTGCGCTGATTGGCGGCCTCGGTGGCGGTAGCGTGTTCGGCGCTATTGGTGGCGCCGCCGGTGCGGGGCTGTCATCGAAACTCGCAGGCCAGCTCGTTAGCCTGTCGAAGGGCGTGGCATCTGACACGGGTTCGGACCTGTTGGGCAACCTCGCTGCGAATGTGGCGGCGGGCGTGAGTGGCGCGCTGGTGGGCGGCACGGCGGGCGCGGCTACCGCGTCGAACGTCGAGCTTTATAACCAGATGCTGCACCAGAAAAAGGATCTGGTATCGCAGGTATGCGGTGCGGGAGCGCAGTGCAGTGATGCGACGCTAAGCGCGGCGATTCAGGCACAGGGAGCAAATGCAGATGCTGCCGCTGGTACTCTCCAGCCCAACTACGCAACATTGAATTTCGGGGTGCTGTCTGGTGCGGCTGGCGGTGCTATAAACCTATACGACGGCACAAAATATCTAGCTTTCGGCGTCGCACAAGGTAATCCTGCTTCGACTAATTGGTCGTTGGGAGCCAGTGCCACGGTCGGTTGGATCTTTGGGGCCAATAACGCTGCGTCAACTAATAATTTTATGAACGGTGACGGCAATCAGGCATTTATATCTATACCAACGCCGTTGCCATTCAATATCGTTGGTGCTGTCACGCACGGCTATGGTGGTGCTACTGCTGTTGAAGTGGGTGTTGGAACGCCTGGTGACAAGATATCTTATGGGGTTATTCCGTGGAGTCATTCGATGCCCGTCGGAAAATCCGCTCAATAG